The genomic interval TGCGGCCCTGCAGTTGACCCTGACTGCCCAATCTGTTCAGAGGGGCCCAAGCTTCCAGGAGGGGCCCCACTGCCAGCAGGAGCAGGGGCCACAGAGGCCGGAGCCATAGCCAAGCCATGGACTGCAGGAGGCCCAGCAGCGCCTGTAGGTGGGATAGGCTGGGAGCCTGGGGGCAGGGCTGGtggtggctgctgctgctgttggtgCATTTGTTGGAAGTGCTGCTGCCGAGCCCTCATCTCTGCATACTTCAGCTGCTCCATGTGGAAGGCTTGTCTGTCGGCCAGGAGCTGTTGCCTCTGATACTCCAGCTGCCAGTGCCAATTGAGTACTGTTACCAGTGATCAGAAGATCTCCAAGGCAAACACCTTGACCCTATTTGTCTTCTAACAAACCCACCTTCTCACTCTGGCAGTTCCCCACATAAAATCTAAATCGTGTGTTGGCATCATCTTACCCTCCTCCCCAATTTTCTGGCTGTCCACATGGCTTCTCATTGCAATGGAATTAACCAGGGGTGTCCTTGCTCATTTCAACTCCAAAACTTTGTACTTCTCATGCATTTGGAAAACACTTCCAGTTCTCTTGTCAAgtcatgttattttctttcttaagaattggtgcctgaccacgtggtggcgcagtggatagagcatcggactgcgatgcagaggacctgggttcgggaccctgaggtcgccagcttgagtgcgggctcatctggtttgaggaaaaaacccaccagcttgaacccagggtcgctggctccagcaaggggttactcggtctgctgaaggcccgcggtcaaggcacatgtgagagagcaatcaatgaacaactaaggtgttgcaacatgcaatgaaaaactaatgattgatgcttctcatctctctccgttcctgtttgtccctgtctatccctctctctgactcactctctgtctcggtaaaaaaaaaaaaataagtaagtaaataaataaataaataaaaacatattaagacattgcaaaaaaaaaaaaaaaagaattggtgagtgcctaaccaggtggtggcacagtagatagggtgttgaactgggatgcagaggacccaggttcaaaaccctgaggtcgccagcttgagcgcaggttcatctggtttgagcaaggctcaccagcttgtgcacggggtcgctggtttgaacaaggggtcactggctcagctggagccccctgctcaaggcacatatgagaaagcaatcaatgaacaactaaggtgccacaacgcgaaggcttgatgcttctcatctctctccctcctgtctgtccctctctctgtctctgtcacaaaagtaaaaagaaaaaaaattaaaatctctgcCCCACGGAGGAGCTGACATTCTGTGGGTCCTCAGTCTCCAGGCTCCACCTGTGGGCCATGTCTTTAACTGCCTGAGGCTGGCTCCTTCTGTCCTGGACTGGATTGCTCTATTCTGTTTTGAAGTCCTATCTCATACTTTCTGTTctgcagctccctcctccccactgccCCATCCTCAACTGAGGCTCAGCATCAAAGTGGGATCTCTGGGCTCTGCTGACCACCCTTTAGGGGACATTACTCACTGCTTCTCGCTCCCGGTCCATGATCGTCTCCAGCTCCTCGAAGTGCCGGAGTTTGATTTCCAACTTTTTCATCTGGGTCTCTACCAGCAGGGCCACCAGAGATTTGATCTTCCTCTCCTCAACGGCAGCCAAGTGCTAGGAAAGGAGGGTTAGAAGAAACATCAGCAGGAAGACCCAGTGATGGACATTCTGGGGCAAAGAATGGTTGGGTGGAGGCTGACAGGTTTTAGGAAAAAACttgccacctgacctgtggtggtgcagtgaatagagcagtcAACCTGTAATGCTGGGGTTGTCGGTTTGAAGCCCCAGGCTAGCTTGACCAAGGTAAGAAGCAACTATAGACTgaagcttcctgcccctcccatctttctctctctctctctcctccctctcaaatcaataaataaaatctttttttttttttttttttttttttttttttagcaagcaggagagagacaaacaggaaaggagagagatgagaagcatcaattcttcattgcagttcaggagtcgggaaactttgtggctgagagagccttgaatgccacatattttaaaatgtaattccgtgagagccatacaatgacccgtgtatgttaggcattatccaataaaaatttggtgttgtcccagaggacagctgtgattggctccagccacccgcaaccatgaacatgagcggtaggaaatgaatggattgtaatacatgagaatgttttatatatatatattttttaacagagacagagagagagatagacagggacagacagacaggaacggagagatgagaagcatcaatcaacttttctttgtgctttgtgacaccttagttgttcattgattgctttctcatatgtgccttgaccgcgggccttcagcagactgagtaattccttgcttgagccagcgaccttgggtccaagctggtgagccttgctcaaaccagatgagcccgcactcaagctgacgaccttgaggtctcgaacctgggtccttccgcatcccagtccgacgctctatccactgagccactgcctggtcaggcaagaatgttttatatttttaacgttattacttttattaaagatttgtctgcgagccagatgcagccatcaaaagagccacatctggctcgcgagccataggttcccgacccctgccttagttgttcactgattgctttctcatatatgccttgaccagggggctccagctgagctagtgaccccttgctcaacccagtgaccttaagcttcaagccaatgacctttgggctcaagccagtaaccatggggtcatgtctatgatcgaacactcaagccagatgagcccgcgctcaagccggcaaccttggggtttcgaatctgggtcctcatcatcccaggtcgatgctctagccactttgccaccacctggtcaggcaataaataaaatcttaaaaaagaaagaaagaaagaaaaaacttgcCATGGTCACAACACAGGCTTAATAGTTTcaaaaaaacatgaagaaaaataaagtgtggcAAGAGATAAAACCAGATCAAATAATCAGAGGACAGTAAAAGCTTAAAACAGCTTAGAGCAGCAACAACGAACTCACCCTCttagaatcaaaagaaaaaggaaatgatcaGCATTATTTAAAGGATGAGCAAGGAAGGATTTCTTCCAGGTGAAGTGAAATCAAAGGGGGCATCTCCTTCTTGGGGTCCCTGGATCTCTGGCCCTCACCTTGGCTTTCACGGCGGCAGCAGCCAgcgcggcggcggcagcagtAGAAAGATTGCCCTCTCCGATGTCCCTCTCCACCTTggtcttcctctccccctccgaTTCCACCACTTCCTTCAGTacttcctcctgcccctcctttggttctttctccttctcagggtcaactggGCCGGGAACAAGGTTGTTAGTCCTacagcctcccttctctcttctggaCTTCAATCATCATGCTAGGAGGCTCACCTATGGGGTCCCCATCActcttctctgactctttctcactgtcgccttcttttcctttctcttcatctttcttgGGAACATCGTTGGTCTTCTCCTTTGCTTCTTCCTCTACAGCCCCAACTCCTTCTCGGGGTTCCTGGAGtcccagggaaagaaaaatagaggatATCAGGGGGACTGGCTCTCACACAGAGGGTCGGACTGGAAATGAATTTACACCTTTTACTTGGGAGGTTGTCTAGCTCCAGAAGCCCAGCCTTTGACTGCCTGAGCTGGACTAAACCAGCTCCCCATCACCACAGAGCCATGCCTGCCCCTCCACCCTCCTGGCCCAGGTCAATCCCGCTATACCTTgggctccttcttctcctctgtggcctGACCCTCTGCCCGCGCCTCATCAGTCCCGCTCTCCTCTGGGCCCGTgggaagaagaaatgggaaatgGCTGATATAGTCTGTCTCTACAACACTTTTCCCACAGCCCCTTTTCATAGCCAAAATCTTAGTGAGAGGACTCATTGGGAGCCACAGTCCCTAAGGTCAAGTCCTGGGGAAAATTAAAAGCCCGCCAGTCTCCTATTGATCTTGTGCTGAGTCTTCCCAAGGCAGAGATGACAGAGGGAGGACAGGTGGCTCTGGCTCTTGGTGGAAGGGGAGAAATCTGGGAACCTGCCAACCTTACCAATCCGTTCAGGCTCGTCAGAAGTGGTTCCGGCAATACCACTACTTTCCAGACCAAAGGCCGGGTCTGCTTTGCCTGtcaccttggctgcttcttccaCTTTCCGAACATGGGCTTCCACCAAGGCTGTGGGTACCTCTTCCTTCATTTTGGAGAACTCCTCTGCAAGATCCAGAGAGGATGAGGCTGGGAGTGGGGACAGGTAGGTAGTCCTGGCTGCCCCAGTGAAAGCCCATCTCTTCATCCAGACCAGCATGGAACTAGACAGGTGCCTGAGCTGATGCCAGCAGAAGACAAGGCCAGCAGGGCAGCCAAACCTGAGGGCGTCTCAGGGTCTGAGTAACGAATCCTTCAGCTGCAAACTAAGAGGGCCAGGATCCCTCCACATTACCTAGAGCCGACTTCGCAGCAGCAGAGGCGACTCGAGGATCAACAACGGAGGCCAGGAAGGCAACAGTGCTCATAACAGGGTTGCCTGACTGACTGAAGGGGATGGGCTGGTAGGCCAGGGGGCCCAGAGAGGCCTCTGAATCCTCCAGGTATGGGTCTTCAATTGGCAAACGAAGAAAATGCAAGATGCACTCGTCCTGTGTGCGGCTTCCCACATGCTCTGATACTTTATTCCAGTCGTCTTTGTACATTTCCAGTGCctagtggtgatggtggagatACAACTTTGCTTACTTGGCCACTTTCCTTGAAGGTCAACACCCCCCATCTTACTAATAAGGGTAGCTGACTTCAAAGCTCGCTGTTTGTGGTATTTGTGTACTCTGCTGGTTCCAAGGAGAACTTCCAAGTTGCATTGAGAAAGGATAGGGAGTTAAGGAAATGGCCCAAATCTCGGACCTGGAGCTATTCCCTAGGGCAGGTGTGATGGGTATCGGAAAGGAGAGAGACCGAGGGCAAGATCACTCTTGCCCCACTCACGAGTGCGCCTGGCACCCCGGTCACTTCTGTTTTCACAGACCTCTCTTTTCCTTGGTCCAATTACCTCCAGGAGTAGCAGGGTCTCCTGTTCTGTCCACTCTCGAGTGGCACTGGCCGCAGCTTTGCTCTGCAGGGAAAATAcaggtgagtcagagagaggagcctGTGACCTCTGAGGAATAAAGGCACTCTAGCCAAGTCATCCCATACCTCCATACCTTGGAGGGAACGTTCTTCTTTGTGTACATGTCTGTGCGCAGCCCAAAGTTCTGCATGTCTGTTGGTTTCTCTTTGCCTTTATCAGGGAAGTTGAGCATTTGCTGGGAAGCAGAGGTCTATTtgtggagggaaagaaagaagtgagTACAAATGACGACCAAGAGCcagggaagaaaacaagaaagagagagagaaagacagagagagagagagagaaagtgagagagagagagagagagagagagcagagacagaaggAGCTTCCTTCCCAAAGCCAGGGACAGCCCTGGGCAGgacttcctccctcactgctgtAGTTCCTCTGCTCTCATGTCTCTTCTTCCCGGGCAGAGGCCCCCCAATAAAGGGGCAAATAAAAAGCCCAGCAGGGTCTACACCCCACCTACCAGCTCTGGCTTGCCCTTAGCAGTCTCTGGCACCAGGTCATCCAGCTCTTTGCCCTTGCGCCCAGCCTTGGTATCAGCATCAACCTGGCGGCCCTGGGGGACAGAGCTTGATGTCATGGAGGCTGGGCAGTGAATACCAGGCCAAGGCCCTAGAGGCCTCAAGACCAAATGCTGGGTGGCCCACAAGCTCTGCAGGCACTCATGCCACCGTTCCATGTTCCCTTAATGATTAATCAGATCTGTAGTTGGCATGTTATCCATTTATATTCACATATATCTTTACAAGTTCTCTTAGGAGCTGGACAATTAGGTTCTAACCCTAGATTTAGtactcagtgaccttgggcaagccacaTAAACTTTCTTAATTTCTGTAATGAATGAAATGGAAGTGAAAAAATGGAAGTGATAATAATTAtgaggcaaaaatgaaaaaaatgttggaaACATAACCACGTTAAAAATTTCATGCAACTGAATTTGAAGCCATTTTCTCCCTATCTATTCCATCCCCTACATTAGTCTGCTCCTTGAGGACAAGGAACATCTCTTCTCCCTGAGCAAGTCCTCAAAGTCTTAGGTACAGAGGCTGAGAGGTTGCTAAACACCTGGGGGTGATTCTTGTCGCCCTTTGCATCCCATGGAAAAGGAAGAAGCCTCAAAATACTCCTGAACCATTACCctaaaaaaccagaaaaaagaaaagtccaaagAAGCCCAATTTTTACTCATTCCCACCCTGACCCTACAGCCTCTCACCCTACCTGTGGGGTCTTGGGCTGCAGAGGCACCAGCCCTGAGGGTGTGTCCGCCAAGACATGGAAGTGAGAAGTGGGTGGAGGCCCCATTGGGGTTGGCCGACTCTCAGCATCCACCTGGTAGTTTATAAGACCCCACTGTTCCAGGAAGGCGTGGACCCTgtgaggacagagacagagacagggtcaGAAAGCAACCAGAAAGGTGGAACTGGGGCAGAGGTGGAGGCCTAAAACTCCCTCTCTCtggccctcttttcttttctttcttttgcaaatattttattgtttttatagagggagggagagagggaggagagataggaacactgatctgttcctgtgtgttccctgactagaaaatgaaccagcaacctctgtgcttcaggacgatgttctaacccactgagctatctggccagggctccctgccCCTCTTTTCTCTGCTCCTTCTACTTCCTGGGAAATCTCATTTCCTTCTACTATGTATATGCCAAGTCTACATCTCCAGTCAGACCCTCTCTTCATACTCATCCACTTACTAAATATCTCTTCCTAGACAGCAAGTAAAAACCAGGATCCTGCAACTATAGAtgtgctctctctcctttcttccacaCTTCAGAGTGCAACTGCCATTCCTCAAATCACTCATACCCCAAACCTGAACTTCACTCTTCTCTATGGATGTGTTTTTCTGCTCATTCCCCTATGTTCCTTGCTGATATCTCTATTTATGCCAAGAGACATCTGCAGACAGACATCCTGATATACCCCTTTCCTCTCAGCTGCAAAACCTACCTCATGATGGCACAGACATCACCTGCTAGGTTCCTGCGGCAGGCAGTGGAGGTGAGATACTCTTGGGGGTTCAGCCGGTAAGTGTCAATCATAAAGTTTCGATAGGCCAGGTAGCTTAGAAGGAGAAATGAACAATgaggtagaaaaataaatgtctgttgaggGCTAAAGAGCAGGAAAAATGATAAAGGAACTAATGACTCTTGCATGAcaaagatagaaaagagagaacCACTGGATTCGTTAATATgggtctactatgtgccagggctTCAAACATGGCTGACATTTTCCTTGATGGGATTTTAGCTAAGTGAATTATGTACTTGGGGATAATTCatccaatttttatttatttatctagctatctatttatttatttaaagtgagaagagggagacagactcccacatgtgccccaatcagatCCTCCCaaacaacccccatctgaggagccaatgctcgaatcaactgagctattctcagtgcctggggccgatgctcggaccaaccaagccactggctgcaggagggaaagagacagagtagGGAAAGAAAGGTAGGGAAGAGAACCTGGGATGTCtgacaccaggctgatgctctacacactgagaaaaccagccacaGCCTCatctaagtttttttctttttttttctcttttttttttttacagagacagagagtcagagagggatagacagggacagacagacagggagagatgagaagcatcaatcattagttttttgttgcgcattgtgacaccttagttgttcattgattgctttctcatatgtgccttgactgcgggccttcagcagactaagtaaccccttgcttgagccagcgaccttgggttcaaactgatgagtttttgctcaaatcagatgagtccacactcaagctggcgacctcaggatctcgaacctgggtccttggcgtcccagtccgacgctctatccactgcgccaccgcctggtcaggcactttttttctttttttaattaaggttttatttattgactttttagagaggagagagagaaagggagagataagcaggaagtatcaacttgtagttgtagttgtttctcgtatttgccttgactgggcaaacctggagtttctttcttgtatttttccgaagcaaGAAGGtgggggagtcagacagacagactcccgcatgcaccggaccggtatccacctagcaagcccaccaggggtgatgctcggcccctctggggcattgctccgctgcaaccggagccattctagtacctgaggcattggccacagagccatcctcagcacccagggccaactttgctccaatggaaccttggctgcgggaggggaagagagagacagagagaaaggagaggggaaggtggagaagcagatggctgattctcctgtgtgccctgaccaggaatcaaacttgggacttccacatgccaggccaatgctctaccactgagccatcatccagccagggccaagcctggagtttcaaaccagcaacctctgcattatAGGTCAACAtttcacccactgtgccaccacaggtcaagctcatcTAACgtaaattttctattattttttgtaatttttctgaagtgaaaagcagggagacagaaacacagactcctgcatgtgcctgactgggatccacccagcatgcccactaggggacgatgctctgcccatctggggcattgctccgttgcaagcagagccattctagcacctgaggtggaagccatggagccgtcctcagtgcctgggccaactttgctccaatggagtcttagctgagggaggggaagagagagacaaagagaaaggagagggggaagggtggagaagcagatggctgcttctcttgtgtgcccagaccgggaatcgaacccaggacatccacacaccaggccgatgctctactactgagccaaccggccagggcctcatctaacttttaaataagaaatccaAAGGTTAAAAAACAAGCCCTATTTTCCAAATGCAGATGTTAAAGAGAGGTCCATATCCACGTATCCAACTAGTCAGCAGTGACATGGTAtacaaatactttcttttttatttttttatacaaatacGTTTTGAACATGGaaagatttaatttctttctttcttttttttcttttagaaagagagaaggcaggagagcagcaggaagcatcaactcatagtagctgcctCACAAGCTCGGGGTTTTGAGCTGGTGaccacagtgttccaggtcaacaccttattcactgtaccaccacaggtcaggcagaaagatCCAATTTTAAATCCCAGTTCTACCATGATGGCCTTCAGTAAGTTACTTAAATTTTTGCCTCTCCATTTCTTCATCCACAAAAATGGAGTGTCTACTGAGGATTAGAAAGACCTGTGAAGATCTAGTACAGTGCCAGACATGTTGTAGGAGCTCAAAAAATGGTAGCTGTTGCGAGATAAAGTGTAAAGTTTAAGACCATGACCTAAAGGATTCAGAGCTCGGGTTTACTACTTACTAtctgtgtgaccttaagcaagtaaCTTCACCCCTCTATACCTCAGTTTACTAATCAATAAACTGGGGATACTAATAGGATCTTCCTCTCAAGCTGATATAGAGATTAAACTAGTCAAAGTATGCAGGACACTTAGGACATTGCCTGGGAGACATTAAGCTCTCAATAAATGcaggcaattattattattattttttttttttggtattttttctgaagtgagaagtagggaggcagacagacttccacatgtgcccaaccagaatccacccagcatgcccaccagggggcgatgctctgcccatctggaccgttgttccgctgcgaccagagccattctagtgcctgaggcagaggccatggagccttcctcagtgcccgggccaactttgctctaatggaacgttggctgaaggaggggaagagagagagacagagaggaaggagagggggaggggtggagaagcagatgggtgcttctgtgtgccctggccgagaatcaaacctgggacttccacacactgggctgccgctctgctgctgagccaaccggccaggaccttatttactattttataccAAAAGTACAAAATATTAGTTAggaaatgtgattttattttatttatttgtaaatgtttattttattgactttaaagagaggaagggagagagagacaggaacatcaatctgttcctgtatgtgccctgactggggattgaacccacaacctctgtgcttcaggatgatgctctaaccaacagagctatttgcCCAGCCAGAGtggaaacatgattttaaaaagcattctgcCACCAAAAAATTCTTTGTACCCTTTCTTTGCCAGTCACATCATTTTGACAGGCTTCGTTTgttaggtttttttgggttttaaaatttttttttaaatgtattgactttagagagatagggaaggagagagagaaaaagagaaaggaacatcactctgttcctgtatgtgccctgactggaacctgcaacctctgtgcttccggatgatgctctaacccactgagctatctggccatggcat from Saccopteryx leptura isolate mSacLep1 chromosome 2, mSacLep1_pri_phased_curated, whole genome shotgun sequence carries:
- the SMARCC2 gene encoding SWI/SNF complex subunit SMARCC2 isoform X4, translated to MAVRKKDGGPNVKYYEAADTVTQFDNVRLWLGKNYKKYIQAEPPTNKSLSSLVVQLLQFQEEVFGKHVSNAPLTKLPIKCFLDFKAGGSLCHILAAAYKFKSDQGWRRYDFQNPSRMDRNVEMFMTIEKSLVQNNCLSRPNIFLCPEIEPKLLGKLKDIIKRHQGTVTEDKNNASHVVYPVPGNLEEEEWVRPVMKRDKQVLLHWGYYPDSYDTWIPASEIEASVEDAPAPEKPRKIHAKWILDTDTFNEWMNEEDYEVNDDKNSVSRRKKISAKTLTDEVNSPDSDRRDKKGGNYKKRKRSPSPSPTPEAKKKNAKKGPSTPYTKSKRGHREEEQEDLTKDMDEPSPVPNVEEVTLPKTVNTKKDSESAPVKGGTMTDLDEQEDESMETTGKDEDENSTGNKGEQTKNPDLHEDNVTEQTHHIIIPSYAAWFDYNSVHAIERRALPEFFNGKNKSKTPEIYLAYRNFMIDTYRLNPQEYLTSTACRRNLAGDVCAIMRVHAFLEQWGLINYQVDAESRPTPMGPPPTSHFHVLADTPSGLVPLQPKTPQGRQVDADTKAGRKGKELDDLVPETAKGKPELTSASQQMLNFPDKGKEKPTDMQNFGLRTDMYTKKNVPSKSKAAASATREWTEQETLLLLEALEMYKDDWNKVSEHVGSRTQDECILHFLRLPIEDPYLEDSEASLGPLAYQPIPFSQSGNPVMSTVAFLASVVDPRVASAAAKSALEEFSKMKEEVPTALVEAHVRKVEEAAKVTGKADPAFGLESSGIAGTTSDEPERIEESGTDEARAEGQATEEKKEPKEPREGVGAVEEEAKEKTNDVPKKDEEKGKEGDSEKESEKSDGDPIVDPEKEKEPKEGQEEVLKEVVESEGERKTKVERDIGEGNLSTAAAAALAAAAVKAKHLAAVEERKIKSLVALLVETQMKKLEIKLRHFEELETIMDREREALEYQRQQLLADRQAFHMEQLKYAEMRARQQHFQQMHQQQQQPPPALPPGSQPIPPTGAAGPPAVHGLAMAPASVAPAPAGSGAPPGSLGPSEQIGQSGSTAGPQQQQPAGAPQPGAVLPGVPPPGPHGPSPFPNQQTPPSMMPGAVPGSGHPGVADPGTSLPPDPTAPSPGTITPVPPPQ
- the SMARCC2 gene encoding SWI/SNF complex subunit SMARCC2 isoform X3 translates to MAVRKKDGGPNVKYYEAADTVTQFDNVRLWLGKNYKKYIQAEPPTNKSLSSLVVQLLQFQEEVFGKHVSNAPLTKLPIKCFLDFKAGGSLCHILAAAYKFKSDQGWRRYDFQNPSRMDRNVEMFMTIEKSLVQNNCLSRPNIFLCPEIEPKLLGKLKDIIKRHQGTVTEDKNNASHVVYPVPGNLEEEEWVRPVMKRDKQVLLHWGYYPDSYDTWIPASEIEASVEDAPAPEKPRKIHAKWILDTDTFNEWMNEEDYEVNDDKNSVSRRKKISAKTLTDEVNSPDSDRRDKKGGNYKKRKRSPSPSPTPEAKKKNAKKGPSTPYTKSKRGHREEEQEDLTKDMDEPSPVPNVEEVTLPKTVNTKKDSESAPVKGGTMTDLDEQEDESMETTGKDEDENSTGNKGEQTKNPDLHEDNVTEQTHHIIIPSYAAWFDYNSVHAIERRALPEFFNGKNKSKTPEIYLAYRNFMIDTYRLNPQEYLTSTACRRNLAGDVCAIMRVHAFLEQWGLINYQVDAESRPTPMGPPPTSHFHVLADTPSGLVPLQPKTPQGRQVDADTKAGRKGKELDDLVPETAKGKPELTSASQQMLNFPDKGKEKPTDMQNFGLRTDMYTKKNVPSKSKAAASATREWTEQETLLLLEALEMYKDDWNKVSEHVGSRTQDECILHFLRLPIEDPYLEDSEASLGPLAYQPIPFSQSGNPVMSTVAFLASVVDPRVASAAAKSALEEFSKMKEEVPTALVEAHVRKVEEAAKVTGKADPAFGLESSGIAGTTSDEPERIEESGTDEARAEGQATEEKKEPKEPREGVGAVEEEAKEKTNDVPKKDEEKGKEGDSEKESEKSDGDPIVDPEKEKEPKEGQEEVLKEVVESEGERKTKVERDIGEGNLSTAAAAALAAAAVKAKHLAAVEERKIKSLVALLVETQMKKLEIKLRHFEELETIMDREREALEYQRQQLLADRQAFHMEQLKYAEMRARQQHFQQMHQQQQQPPPALPPGSQPIPPTGAAGPPAVHGLAMAPASVAPAPAGSGAPPGSLGPSEQIGQSGSTAGPQQQQPAGAPQPGAVLPGVPPPGPHGPSPFPNQQTPPSMMPGAVPGSGHPGVAAQSPAIVAAVQGNLLPSASPLPDPGTSLPPDPTAPSPGTITPVPPPQ